One window from the genome of Pseudoalteromonas sp. '520P1 No. 423' encodes:
- a CDS encoding methyltransferase: MIQELTQAVLGNKTFTLERFPLEQKTRSLQAWDSADEYLINYVEEHHNELNNIAILNDSFGALSCYFNDKANTLISDSFIAHQAAKYNIEKNNLTSANLDLLSCFDLPSSEIDLVLIKIPKNNGLLAHQLAKLSQVLKPGTLVIGAGKTKDIHNSTSKAFEKYIGEAKTSLAVKKSRLVFAKFEKQAQDTPETIKWELKNTDFTINNHANVFSRDSLDIGARFFINFLPQTKKVKSIVDLGCGNGVIGLTTLTKCPNSEIIFVDESDMAVNSAGLNIQQNLPEKLDQCTFMQNDCMTGFDAESQDIILCNPPFHQQQAVTDHIAWQMFIDARRVLKVGGELRIIGNRHLDYHGKLERIFGNCKLLGSNSRFVVLSSTKEKALQS; encoded by the coding sequence ATGATACAAGAATTAACCCAAGCAGTGCTAGGAAATAAAACATTTACCTTAGAACGTTTTCCTTTAGAACAAAAAACGCGTAGCTTGCAGGCTTGGGATTCTGCTGATGAATATTTAATAAATTATGTTGAAGAACATCACAACGAACTTAACAATATTGCTATCTTAAATGATAGTTTTGGTGCTTTAAGTTGTTATTTTAATGATAAAGCAAATACTTTGATCAGCGATTCATTTATTGCGCATCAAGCAGCAAAATACAATATCGAAAAAAATAACCTAACGAGTGCTAACTTAGATTTATTAAGCTGTTTTGACTTACCATCAAGTGAAATAGATTTAGTCTTAATCAAAATTCCAAAAAACAATGGTTTATTAGCTCACCAACTTGCCAAATTAAGCCAAGTATTAAAGCCAGGTACTTTAGTGATAGGTGCAGGTAAAACCAAAGATATCCATAACTCAACGTCTAAAGCCTTTGAAAAATATATTGGCGAAGCTAAAACATCCCTTGCCGTAAAAAAATCTCGCCTAGTCTTTGCTAAATTTGAAAAACAAGCACAAGACACACCTGAGACAATCAAGTGGGAACTGAAAAACACCGACTTTACAATTAATAATCATGCAAATGTATTTTCACGTGATTCATTAGATATTGGTGCACGATTCTTTATAAACTTTTTACCACAAACTAAAAAGGTAAAAAGCATAGTAGATTTAGGCTGTGGTAATGGTGTGATTGGTCTTACAACATTAACTAAATGTCCTAATTCAGAAATCATCTTTGTGGATGAGTCTGATATGGCAGTAAACTCTGCGGGATTAAACATACAGCAAAACCTGCCAGAAAAGTTAGACCAATGTACTTTTATGCAAAATGACTGTATGACGGGGTTTGACGCAGAGAGCCAAGATATTATTTTATGTAACCCCCCATTTCATCAGCAGCAAGCTGTAACAGATCATATTGCATGGCAAATGTTTATTGATGCACGACGTGTATTAAAAGTGGGCGGTGAGCTACGTATTATTGGTAATCGTCACCTTGATTACCATGGTAAGTTAGAACGTATATTTGGTAACTGTAAATTACTTGGCTCAAATAGTCGCTTTGTGGTTTTAAGTTCAACAAAAGAGAAAGCATTACAATCTTAA
- a CDS encoding YajG family lipoprotein — protein sequence MKKIALLFCILAVSACQSLPERIIIAPNYTAAAQLSIANNIDLSVQDNRETPTTLRILKKDDVTKVASNDLEHSLNSALSKALKTNGVNINASSQNQMALHIHQLEVIVKQQTLKYRSEGIIELEVKLNKGKRSFNKYYNGSQNSEGPLIFDKAKVEGQLNTLLEQMISRIVNDVELQEFLQG from the coding sequence ATGAAAAAAATAGCCCTATTGTTTTGTATACTTGCAGTATCTGCATGTCAGTCCCTTCCTGAACGTATTATTATCGCTCCTAATTACACAGCAGCCGCTCAGCTTTCAATTGCAAATAATATAGATTTATCTGTACAAGATAATCGAGAAACACCCACGACTTTACGTATTTTGAAAAAAGATGATGTGACTAAAGTCGCTAGTAATGATTTAGAACACTCTCTTAATAGTGCTTTATCCAAAGCGTTAAAAACAAACGGTGTTAATATTAATGCGTCTTCTCAAAATCAAATGGCTTTGCATATTCATCAACTAGAAGTCATCGTAAAACAACAAACACTTAAGTATCGTAGTGAAGGCATAATTGAATTAGAAGTTAAACTTAATAAAGGTAAGCGTAGCTTCAATAAATATTATAATGGCAGTCAAAATAGCGAAGGGCCTCTAATTTTTGACAAAGCAAAAGTAGAAGGCCAGCTTAATACATTGTTAGAACAAATGATTTCCCGTATTGTTAACGATGTTGAACTTCAAGAATTTTTACAAGGTTAA
- a CDS encoding peptidylprolyl isomerase: protein MKTLILSTMAVISMSALSAADGKFVQKSNLFPKVELKTSLGNIIIELDRARAPITVNNFLTYVVNGDYKGSIFHRVERDEENEQDFVIQGGGYDKDHDGMHTIAPIFNESGNGMKNEMYSIAMAYQDRKPHSADRQFFFNMDDNHHLNPGRGWGFAVFGSVSEGYQTLDKIMKVETGYNEKIGYDFVPVKPVLIYDVIVLPEEKL from the coding sequence ATTAAAACGCTAATATTGAGCACAATGGCAGTGATTTCAATGTCAGCTTTAAGTGCTGCCGATGGTAAATTTGTGCAAAAAAGTAACTTATTTCCTAAAGTAGAGCTTAAAACAAGCCTGGGTAATATCATTATTGAACTAGACCGCGCGCGCGCGCCTATTACAGTGAATAACTTTTTAACGTATGTCGTTAACGGCGATTATAAAGGCTCCATTTTTCATCGTGTAGAACGTGACGAAGAAAACGAGCAAGACTTTGTAATTCAAGGCGGTGGTTATGATAAAGATCATGATGGCATGCATACAATTGCGCCTATTTTTAACGAAAGCGGCAATGGTATGAAAAATGAAATGTACTCTATTGCTATGGCATATCAAGATAGAAAACCCCACTCAGCTGATCGTCAGTTCTTTTTCAATATGGACGATAACCACCACTTAAATCCGGGTCGTGGTTGGGGTTTTGCTGTATTTGGTAGTGTTTCAGAAGGCTACCAAACGTTAGATAAAATCATGAAAGTTGAAACAGGATATAACGAAAAAATTGGCTACGACTTTGTGCCAGTCAAACCTGTATTAATTTATGATGTAATCGTCTTACCTGAAGAAAAACTATAA
- a CDS encoding MFS transporter: MTTDISMKEYLSYFKDKRLISIFIFGMASGFPWVLIGSVLSAWLKDEGLSRSTIGLFGLVFGAYSINFLWSPLVDRVKLPILNKLLGLRRSWILFTQFFIIAATLLLSTVDISANLKLVAMISIVIAIASATQDISIDAFRIDSLAENESHKATAAAAMATSGWWSGYALLGTVPFYFADFPGWDWNQVYVVLAFMMFCLSLCVFWVKEPDSNRDEIQSKLETQYQKTLFTDNQNTISAKVTSWLLVTLIAPFSEFFKRNGVKTALALLAFIFLFKIGEAFLGRMSIVFYKEVGFTNTQIGTYSKFGTGIITIVFAFLGSLFNHKYGIVKGLFISGIAMALSNLLFAVIALIGPVEWMYALTVVVDGFTQAWSLVAMVAFLSMLCNRSFTAAQYALLASLGNFARTLLSSSSGMLVDWLDGNWALFFVLTAVMVIPSLVFLYLIRHHMYRLENNFHKNGN, from the coding sequence ATGACCACTGATATTTCAATGAAAGAATACTTAAGCTATTTTAAAGATAAGCGTTTAATAAGTATTTTCATCTTTGGCATGGCCAGCGGTTTTCCTTGGGTTTTAATCGGTTCTGTGCTTTCAGCTTGGCTAAAAGATGAAGGTTTGTCTCGCAGTACCATAGGTCTTTTTGGTTTAGTTTTTGGCGCTTATTCTATCAATTTCTTATGGTCGCCTTTAGTTGACCGCGTTAAATTACCTATTTTAAATAAGCTACTAGGCCTAAGACGTAGTTGGATTTTATTCACGCAGTTTTTCATCATTGCAGCTACGCTGTTACTTTCTACTGTTGATATAAGTGCTAACTTAAAATTAGTTGCGATGATTTCAATTGTGATAGCAATTGCATCGGCCACACAAGATATTTCGATTGATGCATTCCGTATTGATAGCTTAGCTGAAAATGAGAGCCATAAGGCAACTGCTGCGGCTGCAATGGCAACATCAGGTTGGTGGTCAGGTTACGCATTATTGGGCACCGTGCCTTTTTACTTTGCAGATTTCCCTGGTTGGGACTGGAACCAAGTATATGTTGTACTGGCTTTTATGATGTTTTGTTTAAGCTTATGTGTATTTTGGGTAAAAGAACCAGATTCTAACCGAGATGAAATACAATCAAAACTCGAAACTCAGTATCAAAAAACATTATTTACTGATAACCAAAATACTATCTCAGCAAAAGTAACAAGTTGGCTTTTAGTTACCCTGATAGCGCCCTTTTCAGAATTTTTTAAACGTAATGGCGTTAAAACAGCGTTAGCTCTACTTGCGTTTATATTCTTATTTAAAATTGGCGAAGCTTTTTTAGGGCGTATGTCTATCGTTTTTTATAAAGAAGTGGGTTTTACCAATACACAAATTGGCACTTATTCTAAATTTGGCACTGGTATAATCACTATCGTTTTTGCTTTTTTAGGCAGCTTATTTAATCACAAATACGGAATTGTAAAAGGCTTATTTATAAGTGGTATTGCTATGGCACTATCTAACCTATTATTTGCGGTTATCGCACTTATTGGCCCTGTTGAATGGATGTATGCGTTAACAGTAGTAGTTGATGGTTTCACACAAGCTTGGTCACTCGTCGCTATGGTGGCATTTCTATCTATGCTCTGTAATCGTAGCTTTACCGCAGCCCAATATGCGCTACTTGCATCTCTAGGTAATTTCGCTAGAACCTTGCTTTCATCTTCAAGTGGCATGTTAGTAGATTGGTTAGATGGTAATTGGGCATTATTTTTTGTATTAACGGCGGTTATGGTGATCCCATCTTTAGTATTTTTATACTTGATCAGACATCATATGTATCGTTTAGAAAATAATTTTCATAAGAATGGAAATTAG
- a CDS encoding efflux RND transporter permease subunit gives MKTIIDGVLNKTRTVLSIFFLLLIAGWMTYQSIPKEANPDVNIPFIYVSIVHDGISPEDAERLLIRPMEVEFRGIQGVKEMKATASEGHASITLEFLAGLDTNDLLAEVRNKVSLAKAKLPSESEEPEVHEVLMEDQQPTITLTLSGNVPERGLLTIARNLKDDIEGISSVMEVDIGGDREDMVEIIVDPLLMVSYGLDQTDIYNLISNNNKLVAAGTLDTGKGRFAIKIPSVFETIQDVMEQPVKVVGDKVVRFMDVAQIRRSYKDPTSIARINGESAVALEVKKRSGENIIDTVNEVKEIVEKAKVLWPDHIKVNYTADSSQDVKDMLSDLQNNVMSAVLLVVVVIIAILGSRSAFLVGVAIPGSFLTGILVLSLFGLTVNIVVLFALIMAVGMLVDGAIVVTEFADRMMSEGMHRKQAYAMAAKRMAWPIIASTATTLAAFAPLIFWPGMMGEFMKYLPITLIATLTASLVMALIFVPALGSLIGKVRPIKESEKQKLVAAEEGDVTKLHGFSGKYVRVLDKAISRPWWVLFGAIIISILVFVGYGASKLGVQFFPEVEPNGINLKVRSFGDLSIYEKDTIMQDVEGRILSIEGIKTIYSRTGGKDLIGTVRLNLDDWDQRLPADDIIEQVILLTENIAGVEVELRKDENGPGGGKDLSIELSSKYPEALNNEARRIRQALEADGSFMNIDDTASKQGIEWQLKIDRTNAARFGADATMLGANVQMITNGLKLGEYRPDDVDDEIDIRVRFPHEKRDLGRIETLRIKTMHGQIPVSHFVEKSPVQKVDTIHRVDSHRVVTVNADMKADQLLSLALPRLQAQLKEQGMDPRVKLKVRGENEEQDESEVFLKNALMVTLFVMGLILVTQSNSFYQAFLILSAVLFSTVGVFLGLLILQQPFGIVMSGIGVIALAGIVVNNNIVLIDTYNLLRAQGMAAKEAILRTGAQRLRPVLLTTVTTILGLMPMVLQVNIDFFNREVAVGAPSTQWWVQLSTAVAGGLTFATVLTLVLTPCLLMLRARRQERNPLHKIKTL, from the coding sequence ATGAAAACAATAATTGACGGCGTGTTAAATAAAACTAGAACGGTTTTATCTATTTTTTTTTTGTTGCTGATTGCAGGTTGGATGACCTATCAGAGCATTCCAAAAGAAGCTAACCCAGATGTAAATATTCCATTTATTTATGTATCAATTGTACATGATGGCATTTCACCTGAAGATGCAGAAAGACTGCTTATTCGCCCAATGGAAGTGGAATTTCGCGGAATACAGGGCGTAAAAGAAATGAAAGCCACTGCCAGTGAAGGACATGCTTCAATTACATTAGAGTTTTTGGCTGGATTAGATACGAACGATTTATTAGCTGAAGTACGAAACAAAGTGTCACTGGCAAAAGCGAAACTACCAAGCGAATCCGAAGAACCTGAAGTGCATGAAGTTCTGATGGAAGATCAGCAACCCACTATTACTCTTACTTTATCTGGAAACGTGCCTGAACGTGGGTTATTAACAATAGCGCGTAATTTAAAAGATGATATTGAAGGTATATCGAGTGTAATGGAAGTGGATATTGGTGGCGACCGTGAAGATATGGTTGAAATCATTGTTGATCCATTATTGATGGTATCTTATGGCTTAGATCAAACTGATATTTATAATCTAATCAGTAATAATAATAAATTAGTTGCCGCAGGTACTTTAGATACAGGTAAAGGCCGATTTGCCATTAAAATCCCATCAGTTTTCGAAACAATTCAAGACGTCATGGAGCAACCAGTCAAGGTTGTTGGTGATAAAGTTGTGCGTTTTATGGATGTGGCACAAATACGTCGCTCTTATAAAGATCCTACTTCCATTGCCCGTATTAATGGGGAATCAGCCGTTGCTTTAGAAGTTAAAAAGCGCAGTGGCGAAAATATCATAGATACAGTGAATGAAGTGAAAGAGATTGTTGAAAAAGCAAAAGTACTTTGGCCTGATCACATTAAAGTAAATTATACTGCTGATAGCTCACAAGACGTAAAAGATATGCTTTCAGACTTACAAAATAATGTAATGTCAGCTGTTTTATTAGTGGTGGTAGTGATTATTGCTATTTTAGGCAGTCGCTCTGCATTTTTAGTCGGGGTTGCGATACCAGGCTCATTTTTAACGGGCATTTTAGTACTTTCTTTATTTGGTTTAACGGTAAATATCGTGGTGTTATTTGCTTTGATCATGGCGGTAGGCATGTTGGTTGATGGCGCGATTGTTGTCACTGAATTTGCTGATCGTATGATGAGTGAAGGTATGCATCGTAAACAAGCTTATGCTATGGCTGCTAAACGTATGGCATGGCCTATTATCGCCTCTACTGCGACAACATTAGCGGCATTTGCGCCATTAATTTTTTGGCCAGGCATGATGGGCGAGTTTATGAAATATTTACCCATCACTTTAATTGCAACTTTAACAGCTTCATTGGTGATGGCGTTAATATTTGTGCCAGCATTAGGTAGCCTAATAGGTAAAGTAAGACCAATTAAAGAGTCTGAAAAACAAAAGTTAGTGGCTGCTGAAGAAGGCGATGTGACTAAATTACATGGTTTTAGCGGTAAGTATGTTCGTGTATTAGATAAAGCGATTTCACGCCCTTGGTGGGTTTTATTTGGTGCGATTATAATTTCGATTTTAGTGTTTGTTGGTTATGGTGCGTCAAAACTTGGGGTGCAATTTTTCCCTGAAGTTGAGCCGAATGGCATTAACTTAAAAGTACGTTCGTTTGGTGATTTATCAATTTATGAGAAAGACACCATAATGCAAGATGTTGAAGGTCGTATTTTATCAATAGAAGGCATTAAAACTATTTACTCGCGTACAGGCGGTAAAGACTTAATTGGTACAGTACGTTTAAATCTAGATGATTGGGACCAACGCTTACCTGCTGATGATATTATTGAACAAGTAATATTACTGACAGAAAATATTGCTGGTGTAGAAGTCGAGCTTAGAAAAGATGAAAACGGCCCTGGTGGTGGTAAAGATTTGTCTATTGAATTAAGTTCTAAATACCCTGAAGCCTTAAATAATGAAGCAAGACGTATTCGTCAAGCGCTAGAAGCTGATGGCTCATTTATGAATATAGATGATACCGCATCAAAACAAGGCATTGAATGGCAGCTTAAAATAGATAGAACTAACGCGGCAAGATTTGGTGCTGACGCCACGATGTTAGGCGCTAACGTGCAAATGATCACCAATGGTCTGAAATTAGGAGAATACCGCCCTGATGATGTAGATGACGAAATTGATATCAGAGTACGTTTTCCTCATGAGAAACGCGATTTAGGTCGAATAGAAACATTACGTATTAAAACCATGCATGGTCAAATTCCAGTATCCCATTTTGTTGAAAAATCGCCGGTGCAAAAGGTAGATACAATTCACAGAGTGGATAGTCATCGCGTTGTTACCGTTAATGCAGATATGAAAGCAGATCAGTTGTTAAGTCTTGCTTTACCTCGTTTACAAGCCCAACTTAAAGAGCAAGGAATGGATCCTAGAGTAAAATTAAAAGTGCGCGGTGAAAATGAAGAGCAAGATGAGTCTGAAGTATTTTTGAAAAATGCACTCATGGTTACACTGTTTGTTATGGGTCTTATTTTAGTAACTCAGTCTAATAGTTTTTATCAGGCGTTTTTGATTCTTAGTGCTGTGTTATTTTCTACAGTAGGTGTATTTTTAGGTCTGTTAATTTTACAGCAGCCATTTGGCATTGTTATGTCGGGTATCGGTGTTATCGCTTTAGCGGGGATTGTAGTGAACAATAATATTGTATTAATAGATACATATAACCTACTTAGAGCACAAGGCATGGCGGCTAAAGAAGCGATTCTTAGAACGGGAGCGCAAAGATTAAGACCTGTATTGTTAACAACGGTAACAACCATTTTAGGTTTAATGCCTATGGTATTGCAGGTGAATATAGATTTCTTTAATCGTGAAGTGGCAGTGGGTGCACCATCAACGCAGTGGTGGGTTCAGCTCTCGACAGCTGTTGCTGGTGGTTTGACCTTTGCAACGGTATTAACCTTAGTATTAACACCGTGTTTATTAATGCTCAGAGCAAGACGACAAGAAAGAAATCCACTTCACAAAATAAAAACCTTGTGA
- a CDS encoding efflux RND transporter periplasmic adaptor subunit yields MHTFQRIRQLLDEKPFIIALSISIGIILWMLSGPSNAQDPKNTSNKTTDQQAPLAKVKVETLKAQDIFKTLTLYGKSEPDKISTISAREEGEVKDIYVKEGQFVEKGTVILSLDQSDLNERIVSAKSLLVQRKLEYQGFVKLKQKGLQDEVKLSRSKAQLEQAKSDLSSLKLSLSRSQIKAPFSGVINQRLVEIGSYVGRGDPILELADLDPLVVRADVTQSEIFGLTLEQEVKATLVNKETYSGNIRYIASVADDNTNTFKIEAKFSNPDMKFRAGFSTQLDIDFEAVKAIHISPAFMALDPKGSIGVKTLNDKNEVVFSPINIVKSTSEGIWMSGLGEEVKVITLGQGFVRIGDVVEPVFSTDDSIKKQD; encoded by the coding sequence ATGCATACATTTCAGCGCATTCGTCAATTGTTAGATGAAAAACCGTTCATCATCGCATTAAGTATTAGTATTGGTATTATACTTTGGATGTTATCTGGACCCTCCAATGCACAAGACCCCAAAAACACTTCAAATAAAACAACAGATCAGCAAGCACCTTTAGCAAAAGTGAAAGTAGAAACACTAAAAGCCCAAGATATTTTTAAAACCCTTACATTATACGGAAAATCTGAACCTGATAAAATCTCCACTATCAGTGCGAGAGAAGAAGGTGAAGTAAAAGATATTTATGTTAAAGAGGGTCAATTTGTTGAAAAAGGCACTGTCATTTTATCTCTTGATCAATCTGACTTGAACGAAAGAATAGTCTCTGCAAAATCATTATTAGTTCAAAGAAAATTAGAGTATCAAGGCTTTGTTAAGTTAAAGCAAAAAGGCTTACAAGACGAAGTGAAACTGTCTCGTAGTAAAGCACAGCTAGAACAAGCAAAATCAGACCTTTCAAGTTTAAAATTGAGTTTATCTCGTAGCCAAATTAAAGCACCATTTAGCGGTGTAATTAATCAAAGACTTGTTGAAATTGGTAGCTATGTTGGTCGTGGTGACCCAATCTTAGAATTAGCTGATTTAGACCCATTAGTTGTGCGTGCTGATGTTACCCAGTCTGAAATTTTTGGATTAACCCTAGAGCAGGAAGTAAAAGCAACCTTAGTTAATAAAGAAACTTATTCTGGAAATATTAGATATATTGCATCAGTTGCAGATGACAATACTAATACTTTCAAAATTGAAGCTAAATTTTCAAACCCAGATATGAAGTTTAGAGCCGGTTTTTCAACGCAATTAGATATTGATTTTGAAGCCGTAAAAGCCATTCATATTAGCCCTGCATTTATGGCATTAGACCCTAAAGGTAGCATAGGCGTTAAAACATTAAATGATAAAAATGAAGTTGTGTTTTCCCCAATTAATATAGTGAAATCTACTTCAGAAGGTATTTGGATGTCAGGCTTAGGTGAAGAAGTTAAAGTAATCACCTTAGGCCAAGGTTTTGTAAGAATAGGTGATGTTGTTGAACCTGTTTTTTCAACTGATGATTCAATTAAAAAACAAGACTAA
- the erpA gene encoding iron-sulfur cluster insertion protein ErpA, producing the protein MSEQLPIQFTDNAANKVKQLIEEEENPELKLRVYVTGGGCSGFQYGFTFDEKTNPGDMTIEKNGVTLVVDPMSIQYLVDGTVDYTEGLEGSRFFVNNPNATATCGCGSSFSV; encoded by the coding sequence ATGTCTGAGCAATTACCGATACAATTTACGGATAATGCAGCAAACAAAGTTAAGCAGCTAATCGAGGAGGAAGAGAATCCAGAACTTAAACTTCGTGTTTATGTTACGGGCGGAGGCTGTTCAGGGTTTCAATATGGTTTTACTTTTGATGAAAAAACCAACCCAGGTGATATGACTATTGAAAAAAATGGCGTAACGTTAGTGGTAGACCCTATGAGTATTCAATACTTAGTTGATGGCACTGTTGATTACACTGAAGGACTTGAAGGTTCTCGCTTTTTTGTAAATAATCCAAACGCAACAGCAACGTGTGGCTGTGGTTCATCATTTAGTGTTTAA